The genomic window GAGGCAGCACTAAGCCTCCCGTTTCGTTTTTGCAGACATCTTCGGGGATTTGTTGTCCAGGCTGTGCATTCCCACACCCAGAGCCGTCACCTGGTTGCACTAATCATCCTACCTGCTCTCATGGTTACACTTTACTACATTGGCTCATGTGCAACTGCTGGCCACCCAAGACAGAACCACAGCTCGATAGAATTACAGAGGAAACTGGCGACTGTCTCAGATCGTGATACGTTTtctgtgctggtgcagcacgagAGTGCATTGCAACGTCTGGCGTCAGCACAGCATGCTcttgatgccgctgctgctgacggtaAGGCGCGTCTGAGGAGTGATCAGCTGCCGTCGTGGACACTACGCGTGATCGACAAGAACTGCATGATGTGCTTCGACAGGGTGACGTGCGGTGCGGCGGTCGCAGGGGGGTATGGGGAAATGGCCGGCGGTAGACCAGATCAGGAGGCCAAAGGACTTCCTGTGTTTGCGACGACATCTGCGCCGCTGGGCCTCATGGGGCCGATGCTGTTTGCGATGGCGAGCGTGACGGACGACGTGGACGTcgccgcggagctgccgctgtggtcaTGGGTGAG from Leishmania braziliensis MHOM/BR/75/M2904 complete genome, chromosome 31 includes these protein-coding regions:
- a CDS encoding phosphoglycan beta 1,3 galactosyltransferase 5; protein product: MMCFDRVTCGAAVAGGYGEMAGGRPDQEAKGLPVFATTSAPLGLMGPMLFAMASVTDDVDVAAELPLWSWVSRSYAQQRHLANASLRKSKSTQPQHLVVMGIPSTDQPMRYPLRDAQRATWLTYREVARAE